GCAGGTCGGACTGCTCGGTCTTGGTGGGCAGGCCCGTCGACGGCCCGCCCCGCTGGATGTCGATGACGAGGAGCGGGAGCTCGAGGCTCACGGCCATGCCGATCGACTCCGACTTGAGGTCCACGCCGGGGCCGCTGGTCGTGGTGACGCCGAGGGAGCCACCGAAGGCGGCCCCGATGGCCGCCCCGACGCCGGCGATCTCGTCCTCGGCCTGCAGGGTGCGCACACCGAAGTGCTTGTGCTTGGAGAGCTCGTGGAGGATGTCGGACGCCGGGGTGATGGGGTACGAGCCGAGGAACAGGGGCAGGTGCGCCTGGTGGGCGGCGGCGATCAGGCCCCACGCCAGGGCGGTGTTGCCGGTGATGTTGGTGTAGACGCCCGGCTCGAGCAGCGCCGGGCGGACCTGGTAGTTCGACTCGAACAGCTCGGCGGTCTCGCCGAAGTTGTACCCCGCCCTGAAGGCCCGCGTGTTGGCGTCGAGCACCAGGGCGTCGGCGGCGAAGCGCGTGGCGATCCACTCCTGAGTGGGCTCCACCGGGCGGCTGTAGAGCCAGCTCACGAGCCCGAGGGCGAAGAAGTTCTTGGAACGCTCGGCGTCGCGGGGCTTCACCCCGGCCGCCTTGGCCACCTCCATGGTCAGCGACGTCATGGGGACCTCGTAGACCTTGTAGGCGGCGAGGGTGCCGTCGGTGAGCGGGTTGGTGGCGTAGTCCGCCTTGTCGAGGGCGCGTTCGTCGAAGGCGTCGACGTTGACGATCAGGGTGCCGCCCTTGGGGACCGCCGCCACGTTCGCCTTGAGGGCGGCCGGGTTCATGGCCACCAGGACGTTGGGGGCGTCGCCCGGGGTGAGGATGTCGTGGTCCGAGATGTGGACCTGGAAGGCCGACACGCCGGCCAGGGTGCCTGCGGGCGCCCGGATCTCCGCCGGGAAGTCCGGAAGGGTCGCCGTGTCGTTCCCGAACAGGGAGCTCACCGAGGTGAACTGCGTGCCCGTCAGCTGCATGCCGTCGCCGGAGTCGCCGGCGAAGCGAATGACCACCCGGTCGAGCTCGGTGGTCTGATGGTGTGTCGCGGTGGACACGTCGTCCTCCGTCTCTGCGGACCGGCCGGCGCCCCCGACCGTCCATCCGGTGCGGGGAGCGCGTCGCCGTCGAAGCTTCGAAAGCGAGCATACCGCCACCGGGGCCCCGCTCCGGGACCCCCGGTGGCGGCGCTTCTATGCGATCGTGACCGCCGGGTCGAGGAAGACGTCCTGCACGGCGTGGAGCAGGGCCACGCCGTCGGCCATGGGTCGCTGGAAGGCCTTGCGGCCGACGATCAGCCCCGTCCCGCCGGCGCGTTTGTTGATCACGGCCGTGCGCACCGCCTGGGCGAGGTCGTGGGCACCCTTGGACTCGCCGCCGGAATTGATGAGCCCGATGCGGCCGGCGTAGCAGTTGACGACCTGCCAGCGCGTCAGGTCGATGGGGTTGTCCGTCGTGAGCCGGTCGTAGACGAGCGGGTCGGTCTTGCCGAAATTGAGCGCCGTGTACCCGCCGTTGTTCTCCGGCTGCTTCTGCTTGATGAGGTCGGCCTCGATGGTGACCCCGATGTGGTTGGCCTGGCCGGTGAGGTCGGCCGCCACGTGGTAGTCGGCGTCGGCCGTCTTGAAGGCCGGGTTGCGCAGGTAGCACCACAGCACCGTGAACAGGCCGAGCTCGTGGGCCTCGGCGAACGCGACACGCACCTCCTGGAGCTGGCGGTCGCTCTCCTCGGACCCGAAGTAGATGGTGGCCCCCACGCCGATGGCGCCGAGGTCGGCGGCCTGGCGCACCGACCCGAACATGACCTGGTCGTACTGGCTCGGGTAGTGCAGGAACTCGTTGTGGTTGATCTTCACGATGAACGGGATGCGGTGCGCGTAGCGCCGGGCGACGACGCCCAGGCCGCCGAGGGTGGTGGCGATGGCCGAGGAACCCCCCGCGAGGGCCAGCTCCACGAGGTTGGCGGGGTCGAAGTACGCCGGGTTCTTGGCGAAGCTGGCGGCCGCCGAGTGCTCGATGCCCTGGTCGACGGGGAGGATGGACAGGTAACCGGTCCCGCCGAGGCGCCCGTGGCCGTACAGCGTGGCCAGGTTGCGCACCACGGGGATGGGGCGGTCGGTGCCGAGGACGACCCGGTCGATGAAGTCGGGGCCCGGCAGGGACAGCTCCTCGGCGGTGATCCCCGTGCACGAGTGGGAGAGCAGGCCCTTGGCCTCCTCGCCGAGCAGTGCCTCGATGTCGGTGGCCACGGGCGTTCGCCTCCTGGGGAGTCGGGTCTGGGTGCGTCGCGATGCCGCCGCGGCAAGAGCGGCGATGCCTGGAGCCTACCGTTCATCATTCCCGGGTCCCAGGTCCGAAAGGCCCCTTGGCACCGGTCCGACCCCTCCGTTCGGGCCCGCCGCGGCTCTAGGGGGCGTCGGCCAGCGCCTTCAGCGCCCGCTCGAGGCCGGCGTCGTCGACGTCGTGGTGGGTGACGAGCCGCACCACGCCGGGGCCGATGGTCCCGGCAAGGACGCCCTCGCGCCGGAGGTGCTCCACCACTCGCTCGGGGGCGCGGTGGGCGAAGGCCACGATGTTCGTTTGAACGTGCGCCGGGTCGCACCCGCAGTCGGGCCAGCGCTCCGCCACGGCGTGGGCCAGGCGCTGCGCCCGGGCGTGGTCGTCGGCCAGCCGCGCCACCATGGTGCGCAGGGCCACGAGCCCGGCGGCAGCGATGACGCCCGCCTGCCGCATGCCGCCCCCCAGGCGCTGACGCTCGGTGCGCGCCGCCTCGATCACGTCGGCGGGGCCGGCGAGCAATGAGCCCACCGGAGCGCACAGGCCCTTGGAGAGGCACGACATCACCGTCGTCACCGGCGCCGCCAAGCGCGCCGCGTCGACACCGGTGGCGACCTCGGCGTTGAACAGCCGAGCGCCGTCCATGTGCACCGGGAGCCCGGCGCAGGCGGAGACCACGGCCTCGAGCGCGGCCAGGGTCCACGGCACCCCGCCCGCGGGCATGTGGGTGTTCTCGACGCAGACGAGCCCGGGCCGCGGGTGGTGGTGGGAGGCGGCCTCGATCGCCCAGGCCACGTCGGTGACGGCCAGGGTCCCGTCGGCGTCGTCGACGGGGTGCAGCTGCACGCCGGCGTTGGCCGCCGCCCCGCCGGCCTCGTAGATGACCACGTGCTGGCGGCGCCCGGCGACGACGAGGTCGCCCGGCCGGCACAGGGTCCGCAGTGCCACCTGGTTGGCCATGGTGCCCGAGGGGACGTAGAGCGCGGCGTCCTTGCCGACGCGCGCTGCGTAGGCCTCCTCGAGGGCGTTGACGGTGGGGTCGTCCCCGTAGCCGTCGTCGCCCACCTCGGCGTCGGCCATGGCGCGGCGCATCTCCGGGGTGGGGCGGGTGACGGTGTCGCTGCGCAGGTCGACGAGGCCGTCGGCTCCAGCGGGCGCGGCCGACGGGGACATGGGTCGATGCTACCCAGGGGTCGCGGCCGGCCCCCGGCGCCGGGGGCGGGGGCGGCGCGGCGACCCCAGGGCCAGGAGGCGCTCGGCGGCGTCGGCCGTCTCGGCGTCGACCGCCACCACGCGGGCGAAGAGGTCGCGAGCGCGCGGCACGTCGCCGGCGCGCTCGTAGAGGTCGGCCAGCAGGTACCACTGCCGGACGTGGCGGTCCCCGGGGTGGCGCAGGTTCCGGGCCGCGCCGGCGGCAGCGAGGAGGACGATGGCGTCGTCGAGCCTGCCCTGTCCGGCCATGTCCGCCGCCATGACCAGCCGGCCCTCCACGAGCACGTCGGCCGGCGGGGACGAGGTACGCAATTCCTTCCACAGGGCCTCGACGCGCCGGTGGTGGCCCATGGCGCGTTGGCAGTCCATCAGGACGGGCAGCTGGGCGGGGTCGTCGCCCGAGAGGCTTCGTGCCGCGGTGAGGTGCTTCACCGCCTCGCGCCAGCGCCCCAGCCGGTAGCACACCAGGCCGTGCAGCTCGCGGGCGGCGGCCGACTCGGGCACCTCGTCGGCCAGGGGGCGGGTGATCCGCGCCGCTTCGGTGTAGCGGTCGCGCTCGTAGGCGCGTGCCGCGGCCGCCATGCGCCCCGCCAGCCGCTGGGCCTTGGCGCGCCCGACGGCACCGGCGAGCTCCTCCACGACGTCGCTCGGAATAGCCTCGTCAGACGACACGGACGCCGGTGACGGGCGCCCCGCCGACGCCGCGACACGGTCCGGACGTCGTCGGCCGGGTCGCGCGCCTCGCTCGGGCTCGTCCGACGCCACACCGTCGAAGACCCAGACCTCCTCGATCCATGGTGAGCGCGGGTGCTGGCCCCTGTCGGCTCGGGCGGCGTCCCGGCGGTCCGCCGGCGTACCCCCGGCATCCTCCCCGAGCACTCGGACACCCTTGCGGGCGACGCTCCCCCACCGCCGGGCGGGTCCTTCCGGGGACGTCGGGGGCCGGCGGCCCGGCGGGCGGGGGGCCCGGGACGGCGGCGTGGCGGACGTCGGGGGCCGGCGGCCGGGCGGGCGGGGGGCCCGGGACGGCGGCGTGGCGGACGTCGGGGGCCGGCGGCCCGGCGGGCGGGGGGCCCGGGACGGCGGCGTGCGAGGCGCGCCCGAGCTCATCGACGGGGCGCCGGACCGCCGGGTCGGTTGGCGCGGCGGCGTCCCGTCGTCCCTCGGGTACCGCCTTCCTGCGCCTTGTGCCCGGGCACGCCCGTCGCTGCGTGGCGCACTGCCGCGCTCGGGGCGCTCACCCCCGCGACCAGCATGTTCACCCCCGGAAGCACCGGGGTTGCGGGGTCTTCCGGGGGTCGAACGGCCTGGAATTCGGGCGGGCGCCGCCCCGCTCGACGCGTCGCCGCTTCGTCCGCGGCTCGCCTGTGGGCGCCCGCTGCGGGAACCCGCCGGTCGCCGGGGACGGCCCGATGCTGCGTCCCGGGGCACATGGGGAGCATACCGATCGCCGGCGGGTCGTCCGCCCCGCCCTGAGCGCCTGGCCCGATCGCCGGTGAGATGTCGAAACGTCCCGGCGCGGGACCCGCGCGCGGGGATCAGTGCGAACCCCGACGCACGGCGTTAACGTTCCCGTCACGGCGGTAACGCTCCCGTCACAGCGGTAACGTTCCCGTCACGGCGTTAACGTTCCCGTCACAGCAGGGGCGGACACGCAACAGACCGAGAGCGAGGGAGAAAGCAGAACATGCGACGACTCACGAAGGTGGCACACGCTTCCGTCGCGGCGCTCGCCGCCGCCCTGCTCCTGGCGGCATGCAGCTCCTCCAGCAGTTCCTCCACCGGCACCACCGCGCCCTCGTCGTCCTCCGGCGCGGTCAGGGGCGGAACGCTCAGCCTCGTCGGGCAGGGCGACGTCGACTTCATGGACACCGCCGACGGGTACTACGACGTGACCTACATGCTCGAGCGCACGTTCACGCGTCAGCTCTACACCTTCCCGACCGCCCCGACCCTCGCCCAGCAGATCACTCCGGTGCCCGACCTCGCCACCGGGATGCCGACGGTGACCAACGGCGGGAAGACCTACACCATCACGATCCGGCAGGGCGCAATGTGGGACACGAGTCCGCCCCGCCAGGTGACCGCTGCCGACGAGGTCCTCGCCATGAAGCGCCTCTGCAACCCGGCCAGCCCGACAGGGGCCCCGGGGTATTTCGAGAGCACCATCGTGGGGATGGCCGCCTACTGCACCGCCTTCGCCAACGTCGGGACCGACGTCACGAGCATCAAGAACTACATCGACTCGCATGACATCGCCGGCGTGAAGGCCACGGGCCAGCGGACCGTCCAGTTCACCTTGACACAGCCTGCTTCGGACTTCATCGACATCCTCAGCCTCTATTTCTCCTCCCCGACGCCGGTCGAGTACCTGAACTACGTGCCGGGCGGTCCTGAGCAGGCACAGCACACCATCTCCGACGGCCCCTACAAGATCTCGAGCTACGTCCCGACCTCGTCGATCGCCCTGGTGCGGAACCCGGCGTGGAAGGCCTCGACGGACCCGATCCGCCACGCCTACGTCAACGAGATCAAGGTCACCGAGGGCGTGGCCACCGCCACGGCAGCCATCCAGCAGGTCCAGGCGGGCACCGCCGACATGCTGTGGGACCAGATCGTGCCCACCGCGCAGCTCGCCGGCATGGTCGCGAGCCACGACCCCAATCTCGTGATCGGGCCGGACGGCAACAACTTCATCACGATCAACCCCTATGTCGCCATCAACCTGCAGAGCCCGAACAACGGAGGGGCGCTCAGCAAGCTGCCCGTGCGCCAGGCTCTCGAGTACGCATTCAACAAGGTCGCCGTGAGCCAGATCTACGGCGGTGCGGCGATCTCCAAGCCGCTCGATCAGGTCATCCCGGGCGGGAGCGTCGGCAACATCGCGGGGTACAACCCCTACCCCACCAACGGCGACCAGGGTGACCCCGCCAAGGCGAAGCAGCTGCTGCAGCAGGCGGGCTACTCCCCGGGCCAGATCACGCTCAAGCTCGTGTACCGGACGAACACCGTCCACCCGCAGGTCGCCCAGACCGACCAGGCGGCCCTGCAGGCAGCCGGCTTCAACGTGCAGCTCATCCCGGTGACCCCGGCCAACA
This is a stretch of genomic DNA from Acidimicrobiales bacterium. It encodes these proteins:
- a CDS encoding 2-oxoacid:acceptor oxidoreductase subunit alpha: MSTATHHQTTELDRVVIRFAGDSGDGMQLTGTQFTSVSSLFGNDTATLPDFPAEIRAPAGTLAGVSAFQVHISDHDILTPGDAPNVLVAMNPAALKANVAAVPKGGTLIVNVDAFDERALDKADYATNPLTDGTLAAYKVYEVPMTSLTMEVAKAAGVKPRDAERSKNFFALGLVSWLYSRPVEPTQEWIATRFAADALVLDANTRAFRAGYNFGETAELFESNYQVRPALLEPGVYTNITGNTALAWGLIAAAHQAHLPLFLGSYPITPASDILHELSKHKHFGVRTLQAEDEIAGVGAAIGAAFGGSLGVTTTSGPGVDLKSESIGMAVSLELPLLVIDIQRGGPSTGLPTKTEQSDLLHAMFGRHGEAPVPIVAPMTPSHCFEVAVEAVRIAVKYRTPVIVLSDGYLANGSEPWRLPEVDALPDLHVEFAVEPNHTAEDGTPVFWPYLRDETTLARPWAVPGTPGLEHRIGGLEKADGSGNISYDPVNHEHMVHLRARKVAGIAADIPPVAVDDVDGQGGAPVLVLGWGSTFGAIAAGVRRVRARGLSVAHAHLVHLNPFPANLGEVVRAYDHVLVPEANLGQLAKLVRAEFLVDAKTLSKVQGVPFRAAEIEEAVLEMLGVDTTTTTTTTTTTTTAAAAAEEDVAS
- a CDS encoding class I fructose-bisphosphate aldolase, with the translated sequence MATDIEALLGEEAKGLLSHSCTGITAEELSLPGPDFIDRVVLGTDRPIPVVRNLATLYGHGRLGGTGYLSILPVDQGIEHSAAASFAKNPAYFDPANLVELALAGGSSAIATTLGGLGVVARRYAHRIPFIVKINHNEFLHYPSQYDQVMFGSVRQAADLGAIGVGATIYFGSEESDRQLQEVRVAFAEAHELGLFTVLWCYLRNPAFKTADADYHVAADLTGQANHIGVTIEADLIKQKQPENNGGYTALNFGKTDPLVYDRLTTDNPIDLTRWQVVNCYAGRIGLINSGGESKGAHDLAQAVRTAVINKRAGGTGLIVGRKAFQRPMADGVALLHAVQDVFLDPAVTIA
- a CDS encoding GntG family PLP-dependent aldolase, producing MSPSAAPAGADGLVDLRSDTVTRPTPEMRRAMADAEVGDDGYGDDPTVNALEEAYAARVGKDAALYVPSGTMANQVALRTLCRPGDLVVAGRRQHVVIYEAGGAAANAGVQLHPVDDADGTLAVTDVAWAIEAASHHHPRPGLVCVENTHMPAGGVPWTLAALEAVVSACAGLPVHMDGARLFNAEVATGVDAARLAAPVTTVMSCLSKGLCAPVGSLLAGPADVIEAARTERQRLGGGMRQAGVIAAAGLVALRTMVARLADDHARAQRLAHAVAERWPDCGCDPAHVQTNIVAFAHRAPERVVEHLRREGVLAGTIGPGVVRLVTHHDVDDAGLERALKALADAP
- a CDS encoding tetratricopeptide repeat protein, translating into MSSDEAIPSDVVEELAGAVGRAKAQRLAGRMAAAARAYERDRYTEAARITRPLADEVPESAAARELHGLVCYRLGRWREAVKHLTAARSLSGDDPAQLPVLMDCQRAMGHHRRVEALWKELRTSSPPADVLVEGRLVMAADMAGQGRLDDAIVLLAAAGAARNLRHPGDRHVRQWYLLADLYERAGDVPRARDLFARVVAVDAETADAAERLLALGSPRRPRPRRRGPAATPG
- a CDS encoding ABC transporter substrate-binding protein, whose amino-acid sequence is MAHASVAALAAALLLAACSSSSSSSTGTTAPSSSSGAVRGGTLSLVGQGDVDFMDTADGYYDVTYMLERTFTRQLYTFPTAPTLAQQITPVPDLATGMPTVTNGGKTYTITIRQGAMWDTSPPRQVTAADEVLAMKRLCNPASPTGAPGYFESTIVGMAAYCTAFANVGTDVTSIKNYIDSHDIAGVKATGQRTVQFTLTQPASDFIDILSLYFSSPTPVEYLNYVPGGPEQAQHTISDGPYKISSYVPTSSIALVRNPAWKASTDPIRHAYVNEIKVTEGVATATAAIQQVQAGTADMLWDQIVPTAQLAGMVASHDPNLVIGPDGNNFITINPYVAINLQSPNNGGALSKLPVRQALEYAFNKVAVSQIYGGAAISKPLDQVIPGGSVGNIAGYNPYPTNGDQGDPAKAKQLLQQAGYSPGQITLKLVYRTNTVHPQVAQTDQAALQAAGFNVQLIPVTPANTFYTKYLENPTASKAGQWDIAEAGWIPDWMGNNGRAVISPLFDGRTYGPNTQDYGDYNSSVVNADIDKALAATSTATAKTYWEDAAKQVMKDAAVVPLGAQKTATYHSTRVHGCDFYFVNQNCDIANVWLH